The following DNA comes from Caulobacter sp. X.
CAACGGCGCGCGCCTGTGGCCGCAGACCGAACGGATCAAGGCCGCGGTGCTCGCCGCCGAGATCACCGGCGAGGCCAGGTACTGGGACATGGCCGCCGCTGGCGCGGAGGGTCTGCTGGCCTACCTGCGCACCCCGGTCCCCGGGTTATGGCGTGACAAATACCAGCCCGACGAGACCTTCGTGGAGGAGCCGGCGCCAGCCAGCTCCTTCTACCACATCGTCCTGGCGATCCTGGAGCTCGACAGGACGATCAGCGCGCGGGCGTAAGCGAGACTATCGCGGGCGGGTGACCAGCAGGGTCGCCGCCCCGATAGCGCGAGCGCGCACCTCGGCCTCCAGCGGGATGACGGCCCCGGCGGCGTAGACGTCGCCGTCCATCTCCAGAACGCCTTCGAGCAGCTGGACCGTGGATGCGGGCAGATCGAAGGTCTGGCCCGCCGAGGCGCGCCGCAGCTCGACGTCGAAGCCGTCCGTGGAGACCAGGGTCTCGGTCCCATTCGGCGAGGCGCTGCGGCGCGAGGCGATCGAGCGTCCCTTGGCCTTGAGACCGTCGACCAGCGTCTTGACCGACTGGCTATCCTTGCGATGACAGACCAGCACGGCGTCCGGTTCCACCACCACGACGATGTCGCTGACGCCGATCACGCCGACATAGGGGCCGGTCGAGCGTACGAGCACGCCCGTCGCGCCATGAAGGTCCACGTCACCAGCACGGGCGTTGCCTTCGCCGTCGCGAACCGAAGCCTCCCAGATCGCGTCCCAGGCTCCGAGGTCGGACCAGGCGAAGGCGGCGGGCACCACGGCGGCCTTCTGGGTCCGCTCCATGACCGCGTAGTCCAGCGAGATCTTCTTGGCCTGAGCGAAGGCCTCCCGATCGAGCCGGCCGATGCCCGCCTCGAGCTCAAGGGCTGCGGCGCAGGCCTTGGCGGCGGCCGCGACGGTCGGCTCGAAGGCCTCGAACTCACCGAGAAGGGTCGCGGCCTTGAAAGCGAAGTTGCCGCTGTTCCACAGATAGCCCTCGAGCAGGTAGCGCTCGGCGGTGGCCTGATCGGGCTTCTCGACGAAGGCGGCGACCGCGCGGACCGAACCGTCCAGCAGCGCCTCCCCAGGACGAATGTATCCGAAGCCGGTGGCGGGGACGGTCGGCTGGACGCCGAACGTGACGATCAGCCCCTGTTCAGCCGCCTGCGCCGCCGCCAGCGCCGCTCGCTCAAAGATCTCTGGCTCGGAAATGTGGTGATCGGCCGCCAGCATCAGCACGACGCCGTCCGGATCCTGCCGCTCGACATAGGCGGCCGCCGCGGCCACGGCGGGCGCGGAATCCCGCGCTTCCGGCTCCACCAGGATCGTGGTCCAGGCGCCGATCTCGGCCGTCTGTTCAGCGACGAAGCCCACCATGGCCTCGCCAGTGACCACCACCACCTCGGCGACGCCCGGGATATCCTTCACCCGCAGCACCGTTTCCTGGAACGAGGAGCGATCGCCGACCAGCTTCAGGAACTGTTTGGGTTGGTCGCTTCTTGAGGCGGGCCACAGACGCGTGCCCGAACCGCCACATAGGATTACCGGATAGATCGCAGCCAAGACTTATATCCCCACACCTTAGTCTTTCGCCTCTGATAGGGCGTTGTTGCGACGGGTGCTTAAAGGGAAAGCCGCCAGTAACGAAGAGTTTTCGTCAGCCTGGAACGCCAGCGTGCAGTTCGGCCAGCCAGGCGTCGGCCGTGGCGTCGGACGGCATCCGCCAATCGCCGCGCGGAGACAGGGCGCCGCCGGATGAAATCTTAGGCCCGTTCGGCACGGCCGAACGCTTGAACTGATTGGCGAAGAAGCGTTTCAGGAACAGTTCCAGCCAGCGCTTGATCTCGGATAGGTCGTAGGCGCGACGGGCGTTTTCCGGCAGTCCCACCGGCCAGCCGCCCCTGTCTATGTCATGCCAAGCGCTCCAGGCCAGGAAGGCGATCTTGGACGGCGCCATGCCATAACGCGTCATATAGTAGAGGTTGAAGTCCTGCAGGGCGTAGGGACCGACAAAGCTCTCGGTCGCCTGCACCTCTTCACCGGGGACCAGCTCCGGCGAGATTTCGGTGGCCAGGATGTCCTCC
Coding sequences within:
- a CDS encoding mannose-1-phosphate guanylyltransferase/mannose-6-phosphate isomerase, with the protein product MAAIYPVILCGGSGTRLWPASRSDQPKQFLKLVGDRSSFQETVLRVKDIPGVAEVVVVTGEAMVGFVAEQTAEIGAWTTILVEPEARDSAPAVAAAAAYVERQDPDGVVLMLAADHHISEPEIFERAALAAAQAAEQGLIVTFGVQPTVPATGFGYIRPGEALLDGSVRAVAAFVEKPDQATAERYLLEGYLWNSGNFAFKAATLLGEFEAFEPTVAAAAKACAAALELEAGIGRLDREAFAQAKKISLDYAVMERTQKAAVVPAAFAWSDLGAWDAIWEASVRDGEGNARAGDVDLHGATGVLVRSTGPYVGVIGVSDIVVVVEPDAVLVCHRKDSQSVKTLVDGLKAKGRSIASRRSASPNGTETLVSTDGFDVELRRASAGQTFDLPASTVQLLEGVLEMDGDVYAAGAVIPLEAEVRARAIGAATLLVTRPR